From a single Pelodiscus sinensis isolate JC-2024 chromosome 4, ASM4963464v1, whole genome shotgun sequence genomic region:
- the DMAC2L gene encoding ATP synthase subunit s, mitochondrial isoform X2 gives MFLMTSMMLVGKFIQPVHGLKKLSTPGACRHFWGWLNAVFNKVDYERIKAVGPDRAASEWLLRCGALVRFQGFDKWQQDYNGLPTGPLGKYKIQAIDATESCIMYTGFDYLDGLEHVAEIKLNKCIYIQDECLQRISEIESLQKSLLRLMIMSCGNVTDKGVIALHKLTNLEYLFLSDLPGIREKETTVQILKKSMPSLELELDLE, from the exons ATGTTTCTGATGAC TTCAATGATGCTGGTGGGGAAGTTCATACAACCAGTGCACGGTTTAAAGAAACTATCAACCCCCGGTGCATGCAGGCACTTCTGGGGATGGCTGAATGCAGTTTTTAACAA GGTAGACTATGAACGTATAAAGGCTGTTGGCCCGGATAGAGCAGCGTCTGAGTGGCTTCTGCGGTGTGGAGCGCTGGTCCGTTTCCAAGGCTTTGATAAATGGCAGCAGGACTACAATGGTCTCCCAACAGGGCCTTTAGGAAAGTACAAGATACAAGCAATCGATGCCACCGAGTCCTGCATCATGTACACAGGATTTGATTATTTGG ATGGCCTCGAGCACGTTGCGGAAATTAAGCTGAACAAGTGCATTTATATCCAGGATGAATGTCTGCAGCGGATCAGCGAGATTGAGAGTTTACAGAAAAGTCTCCTGCGACTGATGATAATGTCCTGTGGGAATGTCACAGATAAAGGCGTCATCGCACTTCACAAGCTAAC GAACCTTGAATATTTATTTCTGAGTGACCTTCCAGGAATAAGAGAGAAAGAAACTACCGTTCAGATCCTTAAGAAATCAATGCCATCGCTGGAGCTGGAATTAGATTTAGAATAA
- the DMAC2L gene encoding ATP synthase subunit s, mitochondrial isoform X1, whose translation MMLVGKFIQPVHGLKKLSTPGACRHFWGWLNAVFNKVDYERIKAVGPDRAASEWLLRCGALVRFQGFDKWQQDYNGLPTGPLGKYKIQAIDATESCIMYTGFDYLDGLEHVAEIKLNKCIYIQDECLQRISEIESLQKSLLRLMIMSCGNVTDKGVIALHKLTNLEYLFLSDLPGIREKETTVQILKKSMPSLELELDLE comes from the exons ATGATGCTGGTGGGGAAGTTCATACAACCAGTGCACGGTTTAAAGAAACTATCAACCCCCGGTGCATGCAGGCACTTCTGGGGATGGCTGAATGCAGTTTTTAACAA GGTAGACTATGAACGTATAAAGGCTGTTGGCCCGGATAGAGCAGCGTCTGAGTGGCTTCTGCGGTGTGGAGCGCTGGTCCGTTTCCAAGGCTTTGATAAATGGCAGCAGGACTACAATGGTCTCCCAACAGGGCCTTTAGGAAAGTACAAGATACAAGCAATCGATGCCACCGAGTCCTGCATCATGTACACAGGATTTGATTATTTGG ATGGCCTCGAGCACGTTGCGGAAATTAAGCTGAACAAGTGCATTTATATCCAGGATGAATGTCTGCAGCGGATCAGCGAGATTGAGAGTTTACAGAAAAGTCTCCTGCGACTGATGATAATGTCCTGTGGGAATGTCACAGATAAAGGCGTCATCGCACTTCACAAGCTAAC GAACCTTGAATATTTATTTCTGAGTGACCTTCCAGGAATAAGAGAGAAAGAAACTACCGTTCAGATCCTTAAGAAATCAATGCCATCGCTGGAGCTGGAATTAGATTTAGAATAA